In a genomic window of Mycolicibacter heraklionensis:
- a CDS encoding flavin-containing monooxygenase, whose amino-acid sequence MTDVQDPETAGGQDFDPNALRDKYARERQRRLRNDGIDQYVEVAGRFARFAEDPWADPGFSREPLSDEVDVAIVGAGFGGLLTGARLRELGVGCIRLIDKAADVGGTWYWNRYPGIACDVESYVYMPLLEELGYVPTEKYAKGPEIFAHCQRIARHYDLYSDACLQTEVTEIRWDQAVSRWVITTNRGDAFRARFVSMANGYLQKPKLPGIPGIDEFAGRTFHTSRWDYDYTGVDLERLADKRVGIIGTGATAIQCVPRLAEAAGQLYVFQRTPSTVDVRGNRPTDPQWAAQLEPGWQQRRMENFQILTAGGQADEDLVDDAWTSLTKQMPIVNEGGPNAAELADFAKMEEIRGRIDALVDDPATAEALKPWYGYYCKRPCFHDEYLQAFNRDNVTLVDTKGRGVEQITRIGAVVDGVEYPLDCLVFATGFEVGTDYCRRTGFEVIGRDGVTLTDKWADGVRTFHGLHTHGFPNCFIESIAQSGFTVNFPYLIDTQSRHIAWVIARALQQGVTALEATADAEQSWVDAVVARSGVIAGRRETCTPGYYNREGHANERLRQDSFFFGSPTEYADILTAWRDAGTLDGFTITR is encoded by the coding sequence GTGACCGATGTCCAGGATCCGGAGACTGCTGGGGGCCAGGACTTCGATCCGAATGCCCTGCGCGACAAGTACGCCCGGGAACGCCAGCGGCGCCTGCGAAACGACGGGATCGACCAGTATGTCGAGGTGGCGGGCCGCTTCGCCCGGTTCGCCGAAGACCCCTGGGCCGACCCGGGTTTCAGCCGGGAACCGCTGTCCGATGAGGTCGACGTCGCGATCGTGGGAGCCGGTTTCGGGGGGCTGCTGACCGGTGCCCGGCTGCGGGAGCTCGGCGTGGGATGCATTCGGTTGATCGACAAGGCGGCCGACGTCGGGGGCACCTGGTACTGGAATCGGTATCCGGGCATCGCATGCGACGTGGAGTCCTACGTCTACATGCCCCTGCTGGAGGAGCTCGGCTACGTGCCGACCGAGAAATACGCCAAGGGCCCGGAGATCTTCGCGCACTGCCAGCGCATTGCCCGCCACTACGACTTGTACTCCGACGCCTGCCTGCAGACCGAGGTCACCGAAATACGTTGGGACCAGGCGGTATCGCGCTGGGTGATCACGACCAATCGCGGCGACGCATTCCGGGCCCGATTCGTGTCGATGGCCAATGGCTATCTGCAGAAGCCGAAGCTGCCCGGAATCCCCGGCATCGACGAGTTCGCCGGCCGAACCTTCCATACCAGCCGCTGGGACTACGACTACACCGGCGTGGATCTGGAGCGGCTGGCCGACAAGCGGGTCGGGATCATCGGAACCGGTGCCACCGCGATCCAGTGCGTGCCGCGACTGGCCGAAGCGGCCGGGCAGCTGTACGTCTTTCAGCGCACACCGTCGACGGTGGACGTGCGGGGCAACCGGCCGACCGACCCGCAGTGGGCGGCGCAGCTGGAACCGGGCTGGCAACAGCGCCGGATGGAGAACTTTCAGATCCTGACCGCGGGCGGCCAGGCCGACGAGGACCTGGTCGACGACGCCTGGACCAGCCTGACCAAGCAGATGCCGATCGTCAATGAGGGTGGCCCCAACGCCGCCGAACTCGCCGACTTCGCCAAGATGGAAGAGATCCGCGGCCGTATCGACGCGCTGGTGGACGATCCGGCCACCGCCGAGGCACTCAAGCCGTGGTACGGCTACTACTGCAAGCGGCCGTGCTTCCACGACGAGTACCTGCAGGCGTTCAACCGCGACAATGTCACGCTGGTCGACACGAAAGGCCGCGGTGTCGAGCAGATCACCCGCATCGGCGCGGTGGTCGACGGCGTCGAATACCCGCTGGACTGCCTGGTTTTCGCGACCGGCTTCGAGGTGGGCACCGACTACTGCCGGCGCACCGGTTTCGAGGTGATCGGGCGCGACGGGGTGACGCTGACCGACAAGTGGGCCGACGGGGTGCGCACCTTCCACGGCCTGCACACCCACGGCTTCCCGAACTGCTTCATCGAGAGCATCGCGCAATCCGGGTTCACGGTGAACTTCCCCTACCTGATCGACACCCAGTCGCGGCACATCGCCTGGGTGATCGCCCGGGCGTTGCAGCAGGGGGTGACCGCGCTGGAGGCCACCGCGGACGCGGAGCAGAGCTGGGTCGACGCCGTGGTGGCGCGTTCCGGGGTTATCGCCGGCCGGCGCGAGACGTGCACCCCGGGCTACTACAACCGCGAGGGCCACGCGAACGAACGGCTGCGCCAGGACAGCTTCTTCTTCGGCAGCCCCACCGAGTACGCCGACATCCTTACTGCCTGGCGGGATGCCGGCACGCTGGATGGGTTCACCATCACCCGATAG
- a CDS encoding TetR/AcrR family transcriptional regulator codes for MTTPQLGRPVGAVGEETRQRIIAATIRCVAELGYSRTTIRQIARTAGVTSANLYNYFPNKADLVAAAIAARAEIALPRLRRAAERPGTVVDRIEAVLDESGDLMREHPDLATFEWAIRAQNAVTVYPGEAGNVGLQELRDIITGIVAEDRSRDAPATRSAVEVTYALVYGLTELAATGSPETYHAALAAAKRLIRGTLFAAR; via the coding sequence ATGACGACACCGCAGCTCGGTCGCCCGGTCGGCGCCGTCGGCGAGGAAACCCGCCAGCGGATCATTGCCGCCACCATCCGATGCGTGGCCGAATTGGGCTATTCGCGGACCACCATCCGTCAGATCGCGCGCACCGCGGGCGTCACCAGCGCCAATCTCTATAACTACTTTCCCAACAAGGCTGACCTGGTGGCAGCCGCGATCGCCGCCCGGGCCGAGATCGCGCTGCCGCGGCTGCGGCGCGCCGCCGAGCGGCCCGGCACGGTCGTCGACCGGATCGAGGCCGTGCTGGACGAGTCCGGCGACCTCATGCGCGAGCATCCCGATCTCGCCACGTTCGAGTGGGCGATTCGCGCCCAGAACGCCGTGACCGTCTACCCGGGGGAGGCCGGGAACGTCGGGCTGCAGGAACTGCGCGACATCATCACCGGCATCGTTGCTGAGGACCGCAGCCGTGACGCTCCCGCAACGCGGTCGGCGGTCGAGGTGACCTACGCCCTGGTCTATGGCTTGACGGAGCTGGCGGCGACCGGTTCGCCGGAGACCTATCACGCGGCGCTGGCCGCCGCGAAGCGGCTGATCAGGGGCACTCTGTTCGCCGCCCGTTGA
- a CDS encoding TetR/AcrR family transcriptional regulator — translation MVVSSSPRGRPAGINSNETRRRIIDAAMRCVAESGCAGAGIREIAAAAEITSGSLYHHFPSKAELLQATVAAAREAALPRLRIAARRHSDVVAQLAAVLEEADRMAQENPQLAAFDRAMGTVPPLRDVIGEIVSDAQRGGALAAGVEPDGAADAVYALARGLAEQADRLPPAAYRDALRGAEDLIRGALF, via the coding sequence ATGGTCGTCAGTTCGTCGCCGCGAGGGCGGCCTGCTGGAATCAACAGCAACGAGACTCGGCGGCGGATCATCGACGCGGCCATGCGGTGTGTGGCCGAGTCCGGTTGCGCCGGCGCCGGCATCCGCGAGATCGCCGCCGCCGCTGAGATCACCAGCGGCAGCCTCTACCACCACTTCCCGAGCAAGGCCGAGTTGCTACAGGCGACCGTGGCGGCGGCCCGCGAGGCCGCGCTGCCGCGGTTGCGCATCGCCGCACGACGCCACAGCGACGTCGTGGCCCAGCTCGCTGCGGTGCTCGAGGAAGCCGACCGGATGGCGCAGGAAAATCCACAGCTGGCCGCGTTCGATCGGGCGATGGGGACGGTGCCGCCGTTACGCGATGTCATCGGGGAGATCGTCAGCGATGCGCAGCGCGGCGGAGCGCTGGCGGCCGGCGTCGAGCCCGACGGTGCCGCGGACGCTGTCTACGCCCTGGCTCGAGGATTGGCCGAGCAGGCGGATCGCCTGCCACCGGCGGCTTACCGCGACGCACTGCGCGGCGCCGAAGATCTCATCCGGGGCGCGCTGTTCTAG
- a CDS encoding TfoX/Sxy family protein encodes MAYDAQLAARVRELFAADGPPVLEKAMFGGLAFMVAGKIAVAAIAGGLLVRVGAARAEELVRTTAAQPMEMGGRTMRGWVHVDGEHVDSRSQLAEWIDIGIAAAASA; translated from the coding sequence GTGGCTTACGACGCGCAGCTGGCCGCCCGTGTGCGGGAGCTATTCGCCGCCGATGGTCCACCGGTGCTGGAAAAGGCGATGTTCGGCGGACTGGCCTTCATGGTCGCCGGCAAGATCGCCGTCGCCGCCATCGCCGGCGGATTGCTGGTCCGCGTCGGAGCGGCACGCGCCGAAGAGCTTGTGAGGACCACCGCCGCCCAACCCATGGAGATGGGTGGGCGGACCATGCGCGGCTGGGTCCATGTCGATGGCGAGCACGTGGACTCTCGAAGTCAGCTCGCCGAATGGATCGACATCGGAATAGCCGCCGCGGCAAGCGCTTAG
- a CDS encoding alpha/beta fold hydrolase has protein sequence MTVAERPAWVEDTLFPFESRFIDIDGNRVHYVDEGSGPVLLFLHGNPTWSFDYRKVIEALRPEFRCIAVDYPGFGLSSAAPGYWYLPTEHSAVIGAFVDALALSGVTLVVHDWGGPIGLATMQQRPEVFDRLVLSNTWAWPVGAPVVQIMSHVMGGGIGRLLIRQFNLFVKVMIPVGHRLTKPTGAEMAHYQKALDSPARREAAAVFPREITASRAFLADVEAGLPAIAALPALIIWGDGDFAFGDRELRQWEQTLTNHRTVIVKGAGHFVPSDAPEQFAAAIRDWHPGS, from the coding sequence ATGACAGTCGCGGAACGGCCCGCCTGGGTCGAGGACACGTTGTTCCCGTTCGAGAGCCGGTTCATCGACATCGACGGGAACCGCGTCCACTACGTGGATGAGGGATCAGGGCCGGTGCTGCTGTTCCTGCACGGCAACCCGACCTGGTCGTTCGACTATCGCAAGGTCATCGAGGCGTTGCGGCCGGAATTTCGTTGCATCGCCGTGGACTACCCCGGATTCGGGCTGTCGTCGGCGGCGCCGGGCTACTGGTACCTGCCCACTGAACACTCCGCGGTGATCGGCGCGTTCGTCGACGCCCTTGCGCTGAGCGGGGTCACCTTGGTGGTGCACGACTGGGGTGGCCCGATCGGGTTGGCCACCATGCAACAACGCCCCGAGGTCTTTGACCGATTGGTGCTGTCCAACACCTGGGCGTGGCCGGTCGGTGCCCCGGTCGTACAGATCATGTCGCATGTGATGGGCGGCGGAATCGGACGCCTGCTGATCCGGCAGTTCAATCTCTTCGTCAAGGTGATGATCCCCGTCGGGCACCGGCTCACCAAGCCCACCGGTGCGGAGATGGCCCACTACCAAAAGGCCCTCGACAGCCCCGCGCGGCGGGAGGCGGCGGCGGTCTTTCCCCGTGAGATCACCGCCAGCCGTGCCTTTCTCGCCGACGTCGAAGCCGGGCTGCCCGCCATCGCCGCGCTCCCAGCGCTGATCATCTGGGGTGACGGCGACTTCGCCTTCGGTGACAGGGAATTGCGGCAGTGGGAACAGACGCTGACCAACCACCGGACCGTCATCGTCAAAGGCGCCGGCCACTTCGTCCCCTCCGATGCGCCCGAACAGTTCGCGGCAGCGATCCGCGACTGGCACCCGGGGTCATAG
- a CDS encoding winged helix-turn-helix transcriptional regulator, whose product MSRDYGQYCGLARALDVVGDRWNLLIVRQLLMGPARYRELRDGLSGIATNLLADRLRDLETAGVVERRLSDEGGVVTYALTEWGAQLREPIHALVRWSTPLMIRGPQGDEFRAEWLLLALPALFAGRMPADRSMAVGVAVDGGMVQLQATESGIEVSMPDGRELDAVLKAEAPLVLGLAAGVLSLDDIAALVEIDGDESAVRTFFAATAMPGTSPAAR is encoded by the coding sequence ATGAGTCGAGACTACGGTCAGTACTGCGGACTTGCCCGGGCCCTGGATGTGGTGGGTGACCGGTGGAACCTGTTGATCGTCCGCCAACTCCTGATGGGTCCGGCCCGCTACCGCGAGTTGCGCGACGGGTTGTCCGGGATCGCGACGAACCTGCTGGCCGACCGGCTCCGCGATCTCGAAACCGCGGGCGTGGTCGAGCGGCGATTGTCCGACGAGGGCGGCGTGGTCACCTATGCCCTCACCGAATGGGGTGCGCAACTGCGCGAGCCCATCCATGCGCTGGTCCGCTGGTCGACACCGCTGATGATCCGCGGGCCGCAGGGCGACGAATTCCGCGCCGAGTGGTTGCTGCTGGCGCTTCCAGCCCTGTTCGCCGGTCGCATGCCCGCCGATCGGTCGATGGCGGTCGGCGTCGCCGTGGACGGCGGAATGGTGCAGCTGCAGGCCACCGAGTCCGGCATCGAGGTCAGCATGCCCGACGGGCGTGAACTCGACGCCGTGCTCAAAGCCGAGGCACCGCTTGTTCTCGGGCTCGCGGCGGGGGTGCTGTCGCTGGACGACATCGCCGCGCTGGTCGAGATCGACGGTGACGAATCCGCCGTGCGCACCTTTTTCGCCGCTACAGCGATGCCAGGAACCTCACCCGCTGCGCGATAA